In one Agrobacterium tumefaciens genomic region, the following are encoded:
- a CDS encoding methylglyoxal synthase, with the protein MAGQRCIALIAHDEKKDDMADFARHHQKALAGFKIVATGTTGGRVQEACPGLDVIRLKSGPLGGDQQIGAMIATGEVDMLIFFTDPLTAMPHDVDVKALTRLATVYDIPMALNRATAENLIDFNLAE; encoded by the coding sequence ATGGCAGGGCAACGCTGTATCGCACTCATCGCTCACGACGAGAAAAAAGACGATATGGCGGATTTCGCACGTCACCATCAAAAGGCGCTGGCCGGATTCAAGATCGTCGCCACCGGCACGACCGGCGGGCGGGTTCAGGAAGCCTGTCCGGGGCTCGATGTCATTCGCCTCAAGAGCGGCCCACTCGGCGGCGACCAGCAGATCGGCGCGATGATTGCGACCGGCGAGGTGGATATGCTGATCTTCTTCACCGACCCGCTGACGGCGATGCCGCATGATGTGGATGTGAAGGCACTGACCCGGCTTGCCACGGTTTACGATATTCCCATGGCGCTCAACCGCGCCACCGCAGAAAACCTCATCGACTTCAACCTCGCCGAATGA
- the mepA gene encoding penicillin-insensitive murein endopeptidase, whose product MTAGSSRVFKAAMLAISVVSAVQLQVQTVSAEDRPAKEVFGHMALPSAASSQPIGSYAKGCQSGAIAMPTDGPGWQAMRLSRNRRWGQPQLISFLEQFSQDAQKIGWPGLLLGDISQPRGGPMLTGHASHQIGLDVDIWWRPMPTPRLSVEQRETVPFVSMLDKSKFLTVDDRKWSPLNARLVMMAASYPQVERIFVNPAIKQKLCQTWTGDRTFMGKIRPIYGHDEHFHVRLECPPGAPNCKPQAAVGKGDGCDKSLAWWFSKEPWAPPKKDPNAKPVKPRPVMVSDLPSACAAVAAAPSANPEGFAAQAYSPAQAVRQQSVEQVIQNAPAIQPPSDIPLPTQRPTLN is encoded by the coding sequence ATGACGGCGGGATCATCCAGAGTTTTCAAGGCGGCCATGCTGGCGATTTCGGTTGTTTCCGCGGTGCAGCTGCAGGTTCAAACCGTATCGGCTGAAGACAGGCCCGCAAAAGAAGTGTTTGGCCACATGGCTCTGCCTTCCGCCGCGAGCTCGCAGCCGATCGGCTCCTATGCCAAGGGATGCCAGTCCGGCGCGATCGCCATGCCGACGGATGGTCCAGGCTGGCAGGCCATGCGCCTTTCCCGCAACCGGCGCTGGGGACAGCCGCAGCTGATTTCCTTCCTCGAGCAATTTTCGCAGGACGCCCAGAAAATCGGCTGGCCGGGGCTGCTGCTGGGCGATATTTCCCAGCCGCGCGGCGGGCCGATGCTGACAGGCCATGCCTCGCACCAGATCGGTCTCGATGTCGATATCTGGTGGCGGCCGATGCCCACGCCCCGGCTGAGCGTGGAGCAGCGTGAAACGGTGCCTTTCGTATCCATGCTGGACAAAAGCAAGTTTCTGACGGTGGACGACCGCAAATGGTCACCGCTCAATGCCCGGCTGGTGATGATGGCCGCAAGCTATCCGCAGGTGGAGCGGATTTTCGTCAACCCGGCGATCAAGCAGAAACTCTGCCAGACCTGGACGGGCGACCGCACTTTCATGGGCAAGATCAGGCCGATTTACGGTCACGACGAGCATTTCCACGTCAGGCTCGAATGCCCGCCCGGCGCGCCCAACTGCAAACCGCAGGCGGCCGTGGGCAAGGGTGATGGCTGCGACAAGTCGCTGGCCTGGTGGTTCAGCAAGGAGCCTTGGGCGCCTCCGAAAAAGGATCCCAACGCCAAGCCGGTTAAACCCCGCCCCGTCATGGTTTCCGACCTGCCATCGGCCTGCGCTGCCGTGGCTGCCGCTCCTTCCGCCAATCCGGAGGGTTTTGCCGCCCAGGCCTATTCCCCGGCCCAGGCCGTGCGGCAACAGAGCGTCGAACAGGTCATCCAGAATGCTCCGGCCATTCAGCCGCCTTCAGATATTCCGCTTCCGACCCAGCGTCCGACATTGAACTGA
- a CDS encoding ABC transporter substrate-binding protein → MILAPLKSRCLIALAASALLIPAAASAQSADVWRKGISTVGELKHPDGFDHFDYVNTKAPKGGILRLSTAGTFDTLNPLLAKGEAATGLSLVFDTLMKSTEEELSASYGLLAEGVSYPNDISKATFRLRAEAKWADGKQVTPEDVVFSFEKAKDLSPQLATYYTHVTKAEVSGERDITFTFDEKNNRELPQIVGQLLIVPKHWWEAAGPDGKPRDISRGTLEPVMGSGPYKIASVSPGSTITYERRDDYWGKDVNVNVGLNNFKTIAYTFFADQDVEFQAFKSGTVDFRQEASSSRWVTGYDFPAVKEGRVKKEELPNIYRSVGIMQAFVPNLRREKFQNPNLRKALNYAFDFEELNRTLAYGQFQRINSFFMGSELASSGLPTGRELEILQELKDQVPPEVFTTEYRNPVAGDPAKQRDNLREAVRLMKEAGYELRGNRMVNAKTGQPLDMEFLIDSAGMERTILPYVQNLKKIGINATIRTVDASQYTNRTRSFDYDVIVKLWATSANPGNEQADFWGSAAADRQGSNNIAGIKNPAVDALVRKVIFAPNRDEQVAAARALDRVLLANSYVIPQFYRGEMFIAYWNTLIRPENLPQYGVGFPEAWWSSQAAN, encoded by the coding sequence ATGATATTGGCACCACTGAAATCCCGCTGCCTCATCGCTCTTGCGGCATCCGCCCTGCTGATACCGGCGGCGGCCTCCGCACAATCGGCCGATGTATGGCGAAAGGGGATTTCGACGGTCGGGGAACTGAAACATCCCGATGGCTTCGATCATTTCGACTATGTGAACACCAAGGCGCCGAAAGGGGGCATCCTTCGCCTGTCGACGGCGGGCACCTTCGATACGCTCAATCCGCTGCTCGCCAAGGGCGAGGCGGCGACCGGCCTTTCTCTTGTTTTCGATACATTGATGAAATCGACGGAAGAGGAGCTGTCGGCCTCCTACGGTCTTCTGGCCGAGGGCGTGAGCTATCCGAACGATATTTCGAAAGCCACCTTCCGGCTGCGCGCCGAAGCGAAATGGGCCGATGGCAAGCAGGTGACGCCGGAGGATGTCGTCTTCAGCTTCGAAAAGGCCAAGGATCTGAGCCCGCAGCTTGCGACCTATTACACCCACGTCACCAAGGCGGAGGTGAGTGGCGAAAGGGACATTACCTTCACTTTCGATGAAAAGAACAATCGCGAATTGCCGCAGATTGTCGGGCAATTGCTGATCGTTCCCAAGCACTGGTGGGAAGCCGCCGGCCCGGATGGCAAGCCGCGCGACATATCGCGTGGCACGCTGGAGCCGGTGATGGGTTCCGGCCCCTACAAGATTGCCTCAGTCTCTCCCGGCTCGACAATTACTTATGAACGCCGCGACGACTACTGGGGCAAGGACGTCAACGTGAATGTCGGGCTGAACAATTTCAAAACCATCGCCTACACCTTCTTCGCCGATCAGGATGTCGAATTCCAGGCCTTCAAGTCCGGCACCGTTGATTTCCGGCAGGAAGCCTCCTCCAGCCGCTGGGTCACGGGTTATGATTTCCCAGCCGTTAAGGAAGGCCGCGTCAAGAAGGAAGAACTGCCGAATATCTATCGTTCCGTCGGCATCATGCAGGCCTTTGTGCCGAACCTGCGCCGCGAAAAATTCCAGAACCCGAACCTGCGCAAGGCACTCAACTACGCTTTCGATTTCGAGGAGCTGAACCGAACGCTGGCTTACGGCCAGTTCCAGCGCATCAACAGCTTCTTCATGGGCAGCGAGCTGGCCTCTTCCGGCCTGCCCACCGGGCGAGAGCTGGAAATTCTTCAGGAACTGAAGGATCAGGTTCCGCCGGAGGTCTTCACGACAGAATATCGCAACCCCGTGGCAGGCGATCCCGCCAAGCAGCGCGACAATCTGCGCGAGGCGGTTAGGCTGATGAAGGAAGCCGGTTACGAGCTGCGCGGCAACCGCATGGTCAATGCGAAAACCGGACAGCCGCTCGATATGGAGTTTCTGATCGATTCCGCCGGCATGGAAAGAACCATCCTGCCCTATGTCCAGAACCTCAAGAAGATTGGCATCAACGCGACGATCCGCACAGTCGACGCCTCGCAATATACCAACCGCACCCGCAGCTTCGATTATGACGTCATCGTCAAGCTCTGGGCGACTTCCGCCAACCCCGGAAACGAACAGGCGGATTTCTGGGGCTCGGCCGCCGCCGACCGGCAAGGGTCCAACAATATTGCCGGCATCAAGAACCCCGCCGTCGATGCGTTGGTCAGGAAGGTCATATTTGCGCCCAACCGGGATGAACAGGTCGCCGCCGCACGCGCGCTCGACCGGGTACTTCTGGCAAACAGCTACGTCATACCGCAATTCTACCGTGGTGAGATGTTCATCGCTTACTGGAATACGCTCATCCGTCCGGAAAACCTGCCCCAATATGGTGTCGGTTTTCCGGAAGCATGGTGGTCCAGCCAGGCCGCGAACTGA
- a CDS encoding microcin C ABC transporter permease YejB: MGAYILRRLALMIPTIIGIMGISFLVIQFAPGGPVEQVVAQLTGQGDSASDRLSGGGDLMGQSGGFDDSGSKYRGAQGLDPELIAKLEKQFGFDKPPLTRFLEMMWNYIRFDFGDSFFRNSSVIDLIIDKLPVSASLGFWILIISYIISIPLGIKKAVSDGSTFDVWTSGIIIIGYAVPSFLFGILLIVLFAGGSFFDWFPLRGLVSDNFDQLNWWQKIIDYFWHLTLPLIALSLSAFATTTLLTKNSFIDEIKKQYVITARAKGLTERKVLYGHVFRNAMLIVIAGFPGAFISAFFTGSLLIENIFSLDGLGRLGYLSVVNRDYPIVFGTLFIFSLMGLVVGLISDLIYTWIDPRIDFERRDV, translated from the coding sequence ATGGGCGCCTATATCCTCAGACGTCTGGCGCTGATGATCCCGACCATCATCGGCATTATGGGCATTTCGTTTCTCGTCATCCAGTTCGCGCCGGGCGGGCCGGTGGAACAGGTCGTCGCGCAATTGACCGGGCAGGGCGACAGCGCCTCCGACCGGCTCTCGGGCGGCGGCGATCTCATGGGCCAGTCCGGCGGTTTCGATGACAGCGGTTCGAAATATCGCGGCGCGCAGGGTCTCGATCCGGAACTGATCGCCAAGCTCGAAAAGCAGTTCGGTTTTGACAAGCCGCCGCTCACCCGTTTTCTCGAAATGATGTGGAATTATATCCGCTTCGATTTCGGCGACAGCTTCTTCCGCAATTCCTCCGTCATCGATCTCATCATCGACAAGCTGCCGGTGTCCGCATCGCTCGGCTTCTGGATTCTGATCATTTCCTACATCATCTCCATTCCGCTCGGCATCAAGAAAGCCGTGTCCGACGGCTCGACCTTCGATGTCTGGACCTCCGGCATCATCATCATCGGTTATGCCGTGCCGAGCTTCCTGTTCGGTATCCTGCTCATCGTCCTCTTTGCCGGTGGATCCTTCTTCGACTGGTTTCCGCTCCGCGGTCTGGTGTCGGATAATTTTGATCAGCTGAACTGGTGGCAGAAGATCATCGACTATTTCTGGCACCTGACCCTGCCGCTCATTGCGCTGTCGCTTTCGGCCTTTGCGACGACGACGCTGCTGACCAAGAACTCCTTCATCGACGAGATCAAGAAGCAATATGTCATCACCGCCCGCGCCAAGGGGCTCACGGAGCGCAAGGTTCTTTATGGTCATGTGTTCCGCAACGCGATGCTGATCGTGATCGCCGGTTTTCCGGGCGCCTTCATCTCGGCCTTCTTCACCGGATCGCTGCTGATCGAGAATATCTTCTCGCTCGATGGCCTTGGCCGCCTCGGTTATCTCTCGGTCGTCAACCGTGACTATCCGATCGTGTTCGGCACGCTCTTCATCTTCTCGTTGATGGGCCTCGTGGTCGGCCTCATTTCCGACCTTATCTATACATGGATCGATCCGCGCATTGATTTCGAGCGGAGGGACGTGTGA